Proteins from a single region of Coriobacteriia bacterium:
- a CDS encoding phenylacetate--CoA ligase, translating into MNMKEEQFQLIKDQLVKLSAIEGGFYQKKFAGIDVASIRSQEDFEKLPFSSKEDLRDVYPLGLQAVSDEEVVRIHSSSGTTGIPVIIPYTAQDIADWAVMFKRCYEMAGVTNLDRVHITPGYGLWTAGIGFQLGAELLGAMTIPMGPGNTEKQLKMMQDLKSTVLTATSSYALLLAEEIEKRGIKDSIHLKKGIIGSERWSDKMRTRIAAELGVELYDIYGLTEIYGPGIGISCDAHTGMHMWDDFIYFEIVDPKTGELVPDGQAGELVITTLRKQGAPLIRYRTHDLTRIMTGECPCGSIYPRIDTLIGRTDDMIKVKGVNIFPSQIEELLNSIPGASSEYQVMIDHLNGKDLLTLFVEVEAGVDKEFERHLIEDMFKLKIGITITVKPVDIKDLPRSEKKSTRIFDNRY; encoded by the coding sequence TTTATCAAAAGAAATTCGCGGGAATCGATGTCGCCTCTATACGTTCTCAAGAAGACTTTGAGAAACTGCCGTTTTCCTCAAAAGAAGACTTGCGTGATGTGTATCCGCTCGGTCTTCAAGCCGTATCGGATGAGGAGGTCGTTCGTATACACTCATCGAGCGGTACGACCGGCATTCCCGTCATAATACCTTACACCGCTCAAGACATCGCCGATTGGGCTGTGATGTTCAAGCGTTGTTATGAAATGGCGGGGGTCACCAATCTCGATAGGGTACACATTACACCGGGATATGGTTTGTGGACTGCCGGAATAGGCTTCCAACTCGGAGCGGAACTGCTCGGAGCGATGACGATTCCCATGGGACCCGGCAACACCGAGAAACAACTCAAAATGATGCAGGATCTCAAGTCGACGGTTTTGACGGCAACCTCCTCTTATGCATTATTACTCGCAGAAGAGATTGAGAAGAGAGGGATAAAAGATTCCATCCACCTCAAAAAAGGCATCATAGGGTCCGAGCGCTGGAGCGATAAGATGCGCACCAGAATAGCCGCCGAGCTCGGTGTCGAGCTTTACGATATCTACGGTTTGACTGAGATCTACGGTCCCGGAATCGGAATCAGTTGCGATGCCCATACCGGCATGCACATGTGGGATGACTTCATCTATTTTGAGATAGTCGATCCGAAAACAGGGGAGCTTGTTCCCGACGGTCAGGCCGGCGAACTCGTCATCACGACATTGCGCAAACAAGGCGCACCGCTCATCCGTTACCGGACCCATGATTTAACGCGTATCATGACCGGCGAATGCCCCTGCGGGAGCATCTATCCGCGCATCGATACGCTCATCGGCCGCACCGACGACATGATTAAAGTGAAAGGCGTCAATATTTTCCCCAGCCAAATCGAAGAACTGCTCAATTCGATACCGGGAGCTTCGAGCGAATATCAGGTTATGATCGATCACCTGAACGGAAAAGATTTGCTTACTTTGTTCGTCGAGGTGGAGGCAGGTGTCGATAAAGAGTTCGAGCGACACCTCATCGAAGACATGTTCAAACTGAAAATCGGGATAACCATAACGGTGAAGCCGGTCGATATCAAAGATCTTCCACGGAGCGAAAAGAAGTCGACACGCATATTCGATAATCGGTATTAG